In the Clostridium beijerinckii genome, one interval contains:
- a CDS encoding glycosyltransferase family 2 protein — translation MVKVSIITPVYNVEECIERSIKSVMNQTCKDFELLLIDDGSKDKSIDIARGLLENSSINYKIITQKNSGVSAARNRGIKEASGEYITFLDSDDYIDHKFVERMYEKAEESKCEIVFCDYSEVDAKGNVLVQNRTNYLNEFISGKEAALMQLKDDITIGMRSAIYKSSIIQDNNLLFDTKRKYGEDMVFVVKALLYAKKVISVNEVLAFYVIWGNSVTQNVSLKHLDCYYSYIDLLNDIKDDESLNKIKSFLVEFKIPYSISHVFSVLGKDSNFHEELFKFLNKEDVRKYLKNYKMQKLDKNNIRYSIQCKGMLSCPKLLIKVLDKVR, via the coding sequence TTGGTAAAAGTATCTATCATTACTCCTGTTTATAATGTAGAAGAATGTATTGAAAGAAGTATTAAATCTGTTATGAATCAAACTTGCAAAGATTTTGAACTTTTACTTATAGATGATGGATCAAAGGATAAAAGTATCGATATAGCAAGAGGATTACTTGAAAATTCAAGTATAAATTATAAAATCATAACTCAAAAAAATTCGGGTGTTAGTGCGGCAAGAAACAGAGGAATAAAAGAAGCTAGTGGAGAGTATATAACTTTTTTAGATTCAGATGATTATATTGATCATAAATTTGTTGAGCGTATGTATGAAAAAGCCGAAGAAAGTAAATGTGAGATAGTTTTTTGTGATTATAGTGAGGTTGACGCTAAAGGAAATGTGCTAGTTCAAAATAGAACTAACTATTTAAATGAGTTCATTAGCGGAAAAGAAGCTGCTCTTATGCAGTTAAAAGATGATATAACAATAGGAATGAGAAGTGCTATATATAAATCTTCCATTATACAAGATAATAATCTTTTATTTGATACTAAAAGAAAATATGGAGAAGATATGGTCTTTGTTGTAAAGGCATTGTTATATGCAAAAAAAGTTATAAGCGTAAATGAAGTATTGGCTTTTTATGTTATATGGGGAAATTCTGTGACTCAAAATGTATCATTGAAGCATTTGGATTGCTATTATTCATATATTGACCTATTAAATGATATAAAAGATGATGAAAGCCTAAATAAGATAAAAAGTTTTTTAGTTGAATTTAAAATACCTTATTCAATATCACATGTTTTTTCGGTATTAGGTAAGGATTCAAATTTCCATGAGGAACTTTTTAAGTTTTTAAATAAAGAGGATGTAAGAAAATATTTAAAGAATTATAAAATGCAAAAGTTGGATAAGAATAATATTAGATATTCTATTCAATGTAAGGGAATGCTGTCTTGTCCTAAATTATTAATAAAAGTTTTAGATAAAGTAAGATAA
- a CDS encoding LicD family protein has product MNNNTNYSNYEDLQLRDAQLIMASILKDVKKICDKHNIRYFLDAGTLIGAVRHKGFIPWDDDIDIGMLREDYNKFLSVVKNELPDHLFLQTHENDPNYDIYQVPCKIRYNNTLFIEDKIAENEKMHNGLFIDIIPYDSLPKKRWVYNIQRKISNFVLRSFIRIREKPEKLTLKNKITYFIYNIVSSIFTTKRRQKLFDFLVKWNDRNSEYMGYGLDTVWSQYIYKKEDFFDLIKVEFEGDYFNAPKNYDAVLTQLYGDYMTLPKEEDRVWHARIIKKLKNAQ; this is encoded by the coding sequence ATGAACAATAATACTAATTATTCAAATTATGAAGACTTACAGCTAAGAGATGCTCAGTTAATAATGGCAAGCATTTTAAAAGATGTAAAAAAAATTTGTGACAAGCATAATATTAGATATTTTCTAGATGCTGGAACGCTTATAGGAGCGGTTAGACATAAAGGATTTATACCATGGGATGACGATATTGACATTGGAATGCTTAGAGAAGATTATAATAAATTTTTAAGTGTAGTTAAGAATGAACTACCTGATCATTTATTTTTGCAGACTCATGAAAATGATCCTAATTATGATATCTATCAAGTTCCATGCAAAATAAGATATAATAATACACTTTTTATTGAAGATAAGATTGCAGAAAATGAAAAGATGCATAATGGTTTATTTATAGATATTATACCTTATGATAGTCTTCCTAAAAAAAGATGGGTATACAATATTCAAAGAAAAATAAGCAATTTTGTATTAAGAAGTTTCATAAGAATTAGAGAAAAACCTGAAAAGCTTACATTAAAAAATAAAATTACATATTTTATTTATAATATTGTATCAAGTATTTTTACAACAAAAAGAAGACAGAAATTATTTGACTTTTTAGTTAAATGGAATGATAGAAATTCAGAATATATGGGATATGGATTGGATACAGTATGGAGTCAGTACATATATAAAAAAGAGGACTTTTTTGATTTGATAAAAGTTGAATTCGAAGGAGATTATTTTAATGCGCCTAAGAATTATGATGCTGTTTTAACACAATTGTATGGCGATTATATGACACTTCCGAAAGAAGAAGACAGAGTATGGCATGCCAGAATAATCAAAAAGTTAAAAAATGCCCAATAG
- a CDS encoding glycosyltransferase family 2 protein, whose protein sequence is MENTKDLISVIVPVYNVEKYLPQCIDSILNQTEKNLEIILVDDGSLDNSGKICDEFSKKDDRIIVIHKKNNGLSSARNAGLDIARGNYIGFVDSDDWLDKTMYEVLLKLLKENNSDISCCDFFKTANSDDSIPHIDDEIINSYNNMESLNNFYNGLYTQTVVAWNKLYKRELFKDIFYPVGKIHEDEGTTYKLYYKANKITYTNRPLYYYRITPNSITTSKFNKKRLDIIDVYDEKVKFIKNINNEEIYSKTLKWYLFKLINCYFECSNNIENNTEYLTLINHKVSETYKSYIQSNKKQLHWIILFSIFKINPKLYKKLLRS, encoded by the coding sequence ATGGAAAATACTAAAGATTTAATTAGTGTTATTGTGCCTGTTTATAATGTTGAGAAATATTTACCTCAATGTATAGATAGCATTTTAAATCAAACTGAAAAAAATCTTGAAATTATTTTAGTTGATGATGGTTCATTGGATAATTCCGGAAAGATATGTGATGAATTCTCTAAAAAGGATGATAGAATAATTGTTATACATAAGAAAAATAATGGTCTAAGTTCTGCCAGAAATGCTGGCCTTGATATAGCTAGAGGAAATTATATTGGTTTCGTAGACAGCGATGACTGGTTAGATAAAACTATGTATGAAGTTTTGTTAAAATTGCTAAAGGAAAATAATTCTGATATTTCATGTTGCGATTTTTTTAAAACAGCTAATAGCGATGACTCAATACCTCATATAGATGATGAGATTATTAATTCTTACAATAATATGGAAAGCCTAAATAACTTCTATAATGGCTTATATACTCAAACAGTAGTAGCTTGGAATAAGCTCTACAAACGAGAACTCTTTAAAGATATTTTTTATCCTGTAGGCAAAATCCATGAAGATGAAGGCACTACATATAAATTATATTATAAAGCTAATAAGATCACTTATACTAATAGGCCTTTATACTACTATAGGATCACTCCTAACAGTATAACTACAAGTAAGTTTAATAAAAAAAGGTTAGATATAATAGATGTTTACGATGAAAAAGTTAAGTTCATTAAAAATATAAATAATGAAGAAATCTATTCAAAAACATTAAAATGGTATTTATTTAAGCTTATAAATTGTTATTTTGAATGTTCTAATAATATTGAAAATAATACTGAATATTTAACCTTGATTAACCATAAGGTATCAGAAACATATAAATCTTATATTCAAAGCAATAAAAAACAGCTTCACTGGATAATTTTATTTTCTATATTTAAAATCAATCCTAAATTATATAAAAAGCTATTGAGAAGTTAA
- a CDS encoding MBL fold metallo-hydrolase has protein sequence MMTKYFKSFILFFLICLSFHLFTETIVYAEQQTNEISQKTNESTLHNSTNEDSSKNTNKDISTSVSSNESEKDSKKDTDNNNNNNNNNNNATAVPNKQEEVSIPYGWKTIDSKKYYIVSDKVLEKTGWFMEKDVNPDITSKDKGYDDKYYLDSDFSVVIGWKEIDGTWYYFNKDGILQTGWVYDNNIYYTDKNGAMETGWQKINGDTYYFDQYGHMATHKTLIDDNWYFFSDDGQLQKGLYYYKNKEYYSDDKGIMVVNTWVDSRNHKYYIKSDGSVATGKLYLNGTMEDFNSNGYYQGSDKDDKDYLFVRHLNVGNADCAFIRLPSGETVLIDTGDTTTSETLIDFLNSQNLKKDFFKSTTTSSSVQATESNTSKTSNGKGVVDYVVLTHPHSDHIGGVIDLLKNFNVGKILVPKYFEMKDFTSINDTTSSASEKEIMKHDYEVYTETMNAIKKSGVPLVTAEPKSYIDSENILQFVHADKDYPSFEAANPYQEYTLLNNNSALVYLNYHDLQELFAADIEWGAENDFLSRKALDGKEVDVLKVPHHGNPTSSSYPFIGYVNPIVGIISRAKESISTTNESYNVLTTCGVNIYETSNNPDGISVYSTKDNWNVEPAASKS, from the coding sequence ATGATGACAAAATATTTTAAAAGTTTTATACTATTCTTTCTAATCTGTTTATCTTTTCATCTTTTTACAGAAACAATAGTATATGCTGAACAGCAAACAAATGAAATTTCACAAAAAACAAATGAATCAACTTTACATAATTCAACAAACGAAGATTCTTCAAAAAATACTAACAAAGATATCAGTACAAGCGTTTCAAGTAACGAATCAGAAAAAGATTCAAAAAAAGACACAGATAATAATAATAATAATAATAATAATAACAACAACGCAACTGCTGTACCGAATAAGCAAGAAGAAGTATCTATTCCATATGGATGGAAAACTATTGATTCTAAAAAATACTATATAGTTAGTGATAAAGTCCTCGAAAAAACTGGATGGTTCATGGAGAAAGATGTTAATCCTGATATAACTTCTAAAGATAAAGGCTATGATGATAAATATTATCTAGATAGTGATTTTTCAGTAGTAATTGGCTGGAAAGAAATAGACGGAACCTGGTATTACTTCAATAAAGATGGAATACTGCAAACTGGATGGGTTTATGATAATAATATCTACTATACAGACAAGAACGGTGCTATGGAAACTGGATGGCAAAAAATCAATGGGGATACTTATTATTTTGATCAATACGGTCACATGGCTACTCATAAAACATTAATAGATGATAATTGGTATTTCTTTAGCGATGATGGGCAACTTCAAAAAGGCCTTTACTATTATAAAAATAAAGAATATTATTCTGATGACAAAGGAATAATGGTTGTAAATACTTGGGTTGATTCTAGAAATCACAAATATTACATAAAATCCGATGGTTCTGTTGCGACTGGAAAGCTTTATTTAAACGGAACTATGGAAGATTTTAATTCAAATGGTTACTACCAAGGTTCAGATAAAGATGATAAAGACTATTTATTTGTACGCCATTTAAATGTAGGCAATGCTGACTGTGCATTTATAAGATTACCTAGTGGAGAAACTGTCTTAATAGATACTGGTGATACAACAACTAGCGAAACATTAATAGACTTTTTAAATAGTCAAAACCTAAAAAAAGATTTTTTCAAATCTACTACTACTAGTAGTAGTGTACAAGCTACTGAATCTAACACTAGCAAAACTTCTAATGGAAAAGGAGTTGTAGATTACGTAGTGCTTACACATCCTCACTCAGATCACATTGGTGGAGTGATTGATTTGCTAAAAAACTTTAATGTCGGAAAAATATTGGTTCCTAAATACTTTGAAATGAAAGACTTTACAAGTATAAATGATACTACTTCTAGTGCCAGTGAAAAAGAAATTATGAAACATGATTATGAAGTATATACAGAAACAATGAATGCTATAAAGAAAAGCGGAGTACCTTTAGTTACAGCTGAACCAAAATCATATATTGATAGCGAAAATATTTTACAATTTGTTCATGCTGATAAGGATTATCCAAGCTTTGAAGCAGCTAACCCTTACCAAGAATATACATTGCTAAACAATAACTCTGCTCTTGTTTATTTGAATTATCATGATCTTCAAGAATTATTTGCTGCAGATATTGAATGGGGCGCAGAAAACGACTTTCTTAGTAGAAAAGCCTTAGATGGAAAAGAAGTTGATGTATTAAAAGTTCCTCATCATGGAAATCCAACATCTTCATCGTATCCATTTATCGGATATGTTAACCCAATTGTAGGAATAATTTCTAGAGCTAAAGAATCTATTAGCACTACTAATGAATCTTACAATGTTCTAACTACATGTGGTGTCAACATATATGAGACAAGCAATAATCCTGATGGAATTTCAGTATATTCTACTAAAGATAATTGGAATGTAGAACCAGCAGCTAGTAAATCTTAA
- a CDS encoding PTS sugar transporter subunit IIC, giving the protein MSSSGTTLNEKVLPIVMKFVGLKGVVALKDGILFTLPLTLVGSVFLLLAQLPYQPLNDWLNVTLGAGWTDPLFKANGATFNMIALVATIGIAYTYAKNEGHEPLSAGIISFVVFILTTSSSVTTKSGETVGDVIPTAWCGGKGMVTAIIIGLIVGAVYSWFMANKITIKMPDGVPQGVVNSFAALIPAAVIVLGATIVYMIFKWGLQTTFIEWIYKVLQTPLQGMTDSLGGVLVMGFLIPFLWWFGVHGATIVSGVMSGILQSNTLDNAAIVTSGKELTIANGAHIVTQQFLDQFMTVTGSGMTIGLVICMLFFAKSAQCKQLGKLAIVPGIFNINEPITFGTPIVMNPFMAIPFIITPMLSGTILYFAIATGIVPPFGGVMVPWTTPAPISGLLTGGVRTAILQLLVLAMSFFVYLPFFKRQDSINLKNELAAQHGDNIQA; this is encoded by the coding sequence ATGTCATCATCTGGGACAACTTTAAACGAAAAAGTATTGCCAATAGTTATGAAGTTTGTTGGTTTAAAGGGAGTTGTTGCATTAAAAGACGGTATTTTATTCACTTTACCATTAACTTTGGTAGGATCGGTATTTTTATTGCTAGCGCAATTGCCATACCAACCGTTAAATGATTGGCTAAATGTTACATTAGGTGCAGGATGGACTGACCCGCTGTTTAAAGCAAATGGGGCAACTTTTAACATGATAGCACTTGTTGCAACAATAGGAATAGCATACACTTATGCTAAAAATGAAGGTCATGAACCTTTATCAGCAGGAATAATATCATTTGTAGTATTTATATTAACAACTAGCTCTTCAGTAACTACTAAAAGTGGAGAAACAGTAGGTGATGTCATACCAACAGCATGGTGTGGTGGAAAGGGAATGGTTACAGCAATTATAATAGGATTAATAGTTGGAGCGGTTTATTCATGGTTTATGGCAAATAAGATTACAATAAAGATGCCTGATGGCGTACCACAGGGAGTTGTGAATTCGTTTGCAGCATTAATACCAGCAGCAGTTATAGTGCTTGGAGCAACAATAGTTTATATGATATTTAAATGGGGATTACAAACAACATTTATTGAATGGATATATAAAGTACTTCAAACACCATTACAAGGTATGACAGACTCATTAGGTGGAGTTTTAGTCATGGGATTTTTAATTCCATTCTTATGGTGGTTTGGTGTTCATGGAGCAACAATAGTAAGCGGTGTAATGTCAGGAATATTACAATCAAATACCTTAGATAATGCAGCTATAGTTACAAGTGGAAAAGAATTAACAATAGCAAATGGAGCTCATATAGTAACACAGCAATTTCTTGATCAATTTATGACAGTAACAGGATCTGGTATGACAATAGGTTTAGTAATATGTATGTTATTTTTTGCAAAATCGGCACAATGCAAACAATTAGGAAAACTCGCAATAGTACCAGGAATATTTAATATAAATGAACCAATTACATTTGGAACACCAATAGTAATGAATCCATTTATGGCAATTCCATTTATAATTACTCCAATGCTATCAGGCACAATACTTTATTTTGCAATAGCAACAGGAATAGTTCCACCATTTGGAGGGGTAATGGTTCCATGGACAACTCCGGCACCAATATCAGGACTTTTGACAGGTGGAGTTAGAACAGCAATATTACAGTTATTAGTATTAGCAATGTCATTCTTCGTTTACCTTCCATTCTTTAAGAGACAAGATAGTATAAACCTAAAAAATGAATTGGCAGCTCAACATGGTGATAATATTCAGGCATAA
- a CDS encoding PTS sugar transporter subunit IIB: MVIIRLFCAAGMSTSLLVNKMKEAAKNKGIDVDIEAFPESQMDKNIEGVDVALLGPQVGYTLNKAKRICEPKGIPVDVIPMVDYGMMNGQKVLDFALKLAGK; the protein is encoded by the coding sequence ATGGTAATAATTAGATTATTTTGTGCAGCAGGAATGTCAACAAGTCTTTTAGTAAACAAAATGAAGGAGGCAGCTAAGAATAAGGGGATAGATGTAGATATTGAAGCTTTTCCAGAAAGTCAAATGGATAAAAATATAGAGGGAGTTGATGTTGCATTATTGGGTCCGCAAGTTGGATATACATTAAACAAAGCAAAAAGGATATGCGAACCTAAAGGAATACCTGTGGATGTTATACCAATGGTTGACTATGGAATGATGAATGGGCAAAAAGTTTTAGACTTTGCCTTAAAGCTAGCAGGAAAATAG
- a CDS encoding PTS lactose/cellobiose transporter subunit IIA yields the protein MEELEMAIMNIIINAGDCKNHAYMALNNVNEGKYEEADKEMQLANDALAKAHDGQTMFLHKEANGEKIDMSVLFVHAQDHLMTAITEKNLIEQIMELRKVVNTLVK from the coding sequence GTGGAAGAGTTAGAAATGGCAATCATGAACATTATAATAAACGCTGGAGATTGTAAAAATCATGCGTATATGGCACTTAACAATGTAAATGAAGGAAAATACGAAGAAGCTGATAAGGAAATGCAATTAGCAAATGATGCATTAGCAAAAGCACATGATGGGCAAACAATGTTCCTTCATAAAGAAGCAAATGGTGAAAAGATTGACATGTCAGTTTTGTTTGTGCATGCACAAGATCATCTAATGACAGCAATAACAGAGAAAAACTTAATTGAACAGATAATGGAACTAAGAAAAGTGGTAAATACATTAGTTAAATAA
- a CDS encoding PTS sugar transporter subunit IIC — protein sequence MSLNQTLNEKVVPAVMKFVNLKGVQALKDGMLFTLPLNIVGSIFLLIACFPVKAFTDGMASAFGPGWNDPLFKLQHSTMGIMAVVAVIGMTYVYCKNEGLEPFSPAVIALSVFLTVTNDFVMFKATPDATPIQVGGVIPQDWTGGSGMITAIIVSLVVSFVYCAMVKKNITIKMPEGVPQGVVNAFSALIPATVIFIGATVVYAVCKFGFNTSFVEIIYKVVQTPLQAASDSLPGAILIAFAVPFLWFFGIHGGMTVSGMVGALLTANTAANAKLQEAGTLDLAHGAHIVTQQFYDNFINLAGSGQTLGFTILLLVLAKSAQYKQLGRLALPANLFNINEPVLFGTPVVMNPIMGVPFILTPVVNAILLYFAIATGILAPMGGALPPWTVPAVFSGLIIGGPSYAIAQLVFLLVGMAIYFPFFKKVDAMSYADELAAQKHENSAQA from the coding sequence ATGTCACTCAATCAAACACTGAACGAAAAAGTAGTGCCAGCGGTAATGAAATTCGTTAATCTTAAAGGTGTTCAAGCATTAAAAGATGGTATGTTATTTACTTTACCATTAAATATTGTTGGATCTATATTCTTATTAATTGCTTGCTTCCCAGTAAAAGCATTTACAGATGGTATGGCTAGCGCTTTTGGACCAGGTTGGAATGATCCATTATTTAAATTACAGCATTCAACAATGGGTATTATGGCAGTGGTAGCTGTTATAGGTATGACTTATGTATACTGTAAAAATGAAGGTCTTGAACCTTTTTCACCAGCAGTAATTGCTTTAAGTGTATTCTTAACTGTAACAAATGATTTTGTTATGTTTAAAGCTACACCTGATGCAACTCCAATTCAAGTTGGTGGAGTTATTCCACAAGACTGGACTGGTGGATCAGGTATGATTACTGCAATTATTGTAAGTTTAGTTGTTTCATTTGTTTATTGCGCAATGGTAAAGAAAAATATTACAATCAAGATGCCAGAAGGTGTACCTCAAGGTGTTGTTAATGCATTCTCAGCATTAATTCCAGCTACAGTTATATTTATAGGTGCAACTGTTGTATATGCGGTATGTAAGTTTGGATTCAATACTTCTTTTGTAGAAATTATATATAAAGTTGTTCAAACACCATTACAAGCTGCATCAGATTCACTTCCAGGAGCTATACTTATTGCTTTTGCTGTTCCATTCTTATGGTTCTTCGGAATTCATGGAGGTATGACAGTATCAGGTATGGTAGGTGCTTTATTAACTGCTAATACTGCAGCTAATGCTAAATTACAAGAAGCAGGGACTTTAGATCTTGCTCACGGAGCTCATATAGTAACTCAACAATTCTATGATAACTTCATTAACTTAGCAGGTAGTGGTCAAACACTTGGATTTACTATATTATTATTAGTACTTGCAAAATCTGCTCAATATAAACAATTAGGTAGATTAGCACTTCCAGCTAACTTATTTAATATTAATGAACCTGTATTATTTGGTACTCCAGTAGTAATGAACCCAATAATGGGTGTACCATTCATACTTACTCCAGTAGTAAATGCAATATTACTTTATTTTGCAATTGCAACAGGAATACTTGCACCAATGGGTGGAGCATTACCACCTTGGACAGTTCCAGCTGTATTCTCAGGATTAATAATTGGTGGTCCTAGTTATGCTATAGCTCAATTAGTATTCCTACTTGTTGGAATGGCAATATACTTCCCATTCTTTAAGAAAGTTGATGCTATGTCATATGCTGATGAATTAGCAGCACAAAAACACGAAAATAGCGCTCAAGCGTAA
- a CDS encoding PTS sugar transporter subunit IIB produces MVTIKLFCASGMSTSVLVNKMKEAAKAKGVDAEIIAFPESQMDRHLDSMDVALLGPQVGYTLGKAKKLCEPHGIPVEVIPMVDYGMMNGAKVLDLALNLAKNK; encoded by the coding sequence ATGGTTACAATCAAATTATTCTGTGCATCAGGAATGTCAACAAGTGTTTTAGTTAATAAGATGAAGGAGGCAGCTAAAGCTAAAGGTGTTGATGCAGAAATTATAGCATTTCCAGAATCTCAAATGGATAGACATTTAGATAGTATGGATGTTGCATTACTTGGGCCACAAGTAGGATATACTTTAGGAAAAGCAAAGAAACTTTGTGAACCACATGGCATTCCAGTAGAAGTAATACCAATGGTTGATTATGGAATGATGAATGGAGCTAAAGTTTTAGATCTAGCATTAAATCTTGCAAAAAATAAATAA
- a CDS encoding PTS lactose/cellobiose transporter subunit IIA has protein sequence MDQLEMAIMNIIINAGDCKNHAYMALSLVNEGKYEEAENEMQLANDALGKAHDAQTEMLQKEASGEKVELSVLFVHAQDHLMTSISEKNLIEQIIELRKIVNTLVK, from the coding sequence ATGGATCAATTAGAAATGGCAATAATGAATATTATAATCAATGCAGGAGATTGTAAAAATCATGCTTATATGGCTCTTAGTTTAGTAAACGAAGGTAAGTATGAAGAAGCTGAAAATGAAATGCAACTAGCAAATGATGCGTTAGGAAAAGCGCATGATGCACAAACAGAAATGCTTCAAAAAGAAGCTTCTGGAGAAAAAGTAGAGTTATCAGTTTTATTTGTTCATGCACAAGATCATTTAATGACATCTATATCAGAAAAGAATCTTATTGAACAAATTATAGAATTAAGAAAAATTGTAAACACTTTAGTAAAATAA